In Roseibium algicola, the DNA window CCGGGAAACTTTTCCCGGGCACTTCAAGACACCCGGGGCTAGCATGACACCCGCCTTCTCTACTTACCGGACCCGACCTTCATGACGGATCAGACACAGTCCATTTCCAGCGTGGCCCCGGCTGCGAAAGCTCGTGCAAAGGCTCCCTTCAGCCTCAGTCGCCTGCCCGATGCCATGACCGGCTGGCTACTGTCGCTGCCTCTGGCGCTGGTGCTGTTCTTCTTCCTGGTTCTGCCGATTGCCATGATCGTCGTGGTGAGTTTCTGGGGGGCGACGGAATTCTCGATCTACCCGGCCTTCCAGTTCGACAACTACGAATTCCTGCTGACGTCTCCAGTGACCTACCAGGTGTTCTTCAACACGGTGAAATACGCGTTGATCACCTGGGCGATCACACTGGTGATCGGATTTACCGTTGCCTATTTCCTCGCCTTTCACGTGCGCACGCTGACCTGGCAGATCGTTCTGTTTCTGTTGTGCACGATCCCGTTCTGGACATCCAACATCATCCGCATGATCTCCTGGATCCCGTTCCTGGGCCGCAACGGCATCGCCAATTCCACGTTGATCTCGATGGGCGTCATAGACGAGCCGCTGGATTGGCTGCTCTTTTCCGATTTTTCGGTGATCCTGGCCTTTGTCCACCTCTACACGCTGTTCATGGTGGTTCCGATCTTCAACACCATGATGCGTATCGACCGCTCGCTGATCGAGGCAGCCTATGACAATGGCGCCACCGGTCTGCAAACACTCACCAACGTCATCATTCCGCTGACCAAACCCGGCATCATGATCGGTTCCATTTTTGTCGTCACGCTGGTGATGGGCGACTTCATTACCGTGCGCTTCATGTCCGGCAGCCAGAAGGCCAATGTCGGCAGGTTGATCTCCAACGACATCGCGCTTTTGCAATATCCCTCTGCCGCGGCAACAGCGGTCATCCTGCTGATCACGGTGCTTCTGGTGATCTCGATCCTGCTGCGCTTCGTCGACATCCGGAAGGAGCTCTGATCATGGAAAAACGTTCCCGCTCCTTCTATGCGCTTGCCGCGTTCTTTGGCCTTTTCCTGGTTTTCCTCTATGGCCCGACAGTCACCATCGCGATCCTGAGTTTTCAGGGACCGCAGGGCGGGCTGACCTTCCCGATGCGCGGCGTCTCGCTGCACTGGTTCCACGACCTGTTCGAACAACAGGCCGTCGGGGATATCTGGGGCAGTTTCTCGCGCTCGCTCGTGCTTGGTCTCATGGTCATGGTGACAACGGTCGTTGTCTCCGTCATGGGCGGCCTTGCCTTCCGCAAGCGGTTTCCCGGGTCCGGTGCGATCTTCTATCTGATCATCACCTCGCTGGTGATCCCGTCGATCCTGGTTTCTCTTGGTGTCGGCCTGATCTTCTCCCAGTCAGGCCTTGCCGTGCATTGGTCGACCTCGGGCTTCGGCGCGCAGCTGACGTGGACCTTGCCCTTCGGTCTGCTGATCATGTTCGCGGTTTTCAACCGTTTCGACAAATCCTACGAGGAAGCCGCGCGCGACCAGGGCGCAAGCGCCTGGCAGACTGTCCGTCATGTCGTGCTGCCGATAATCGCGCCGATGCTGATCGGGGTCGCCCTGTTCGGTTTCACCCTGTCCTATGACGAGTTTGCCCGCACGCTTCTGACGGCAGGCAGCTACAACACGCTGCCGCTGGAAATCTACGGCATGACAACAAACGTCACGACGCCAGTGATCTTTGCTCTCGGCACTCTGACAACCGCCTTCTCCTTCGGCATCATCGGCCTGTTCCTGGCCATTGTCGTCATCCTGAACAAACGCAGGTCACGGCACGGCTCGGATGCCGGAAAGGGCATGGTCTAGGGCCTTACATGCGCGACATACACATCCTCGTCATCAATCCGAATTCCACGGCTTCAATGACGCAGAAGATCGCGGCGGCTGCTCGCGCCGCAGCCGGTCCCT includes these proteins:
- a CDS encoding ABC transporter permease, encoding MTDQTQSISSVAPAAKARAKAPFSLSRLPDAMTGWLLSLPLALVLFFFLVLPIAMIVVVSFWGATEFSIYPAFQFDNYEFLLTSPVTYQVFFNTVKYALITWAITLVIGFTVAYFLAFHVRTLTWQIVLFLLCTIPFWTSNIIRMISWIPFLGRNGIANSTLISMGVIDEPLDWLLFSDFSVILAFVHLYTLFMVVPIFNTMMRIDRSLIEAAYDNGATGLQTLTNVIIPLTKPGIMIGSIFVVTLVMGDFITVRFMSGSQKANVGRLISNDIALLQYPSAAATAVILLITVLLVISILLRFVDIRKEL
- a CDS encoding ABC transporter permease, yielding MEKRSRSFYALAAFFGLFLVFLYGPTVTIAILSFQGPQGGLTFPMRGVSLHWFHDLFEQQAVGDIWGSFSRSLVLGLMVMVTTVVVSVMGGLAFRKRFPGSGAIFYLIITSLVIPSILVSLGVGLIFSQSGLAVHWSTSGFGAQLTWTLPFGLLIMFAVFNRFDKSYEEAARDQGASAWQTVRHVVLPIIAPMLIGVALFGFTLSYDEFARTLLTAGSYNTLPLEIYGMTTNVTTPVIFALGTLTTAFSFGIIGLFLAIVVILNKRRSRHGSDAGKGMV